In Thermococcus gorgonarius, the genomic window TGATAGAACTTTAACAAAGTCGAGAACGTTCTTCTCAATCTCAACTGATATCTCCTCTTCGGGATTGAGGAGATTGCACTTCTCAATACACTTCTCAACGCTCTTCTTCTGCTTTTCGTTTAGGCCTTCGATCAATTCCACGACCTTCATCTCCAATCACCATAGTTCTTTGGATCTTTCATCTTAAAAGTTTTCATGTGAAAAATGCTCCCATCCCAGATGGGGCAGTGGCTCACCATCGAGGTAAACACCGCTTCCTTTTTCAACCTTTCCAACGACCGAGAAATCGAACTCAAGGCAGGAAGCCTTTTCGGGCTCAACGGTGAAAACGAGCTCGAACTCCTCACCGCTCGAAAGGGCCAGCTCAACAGGATCTTTCCCGAGAAGCTCCGCAACCTCAAAGACTTCCTCCCTTATTGGAAGGCTTTCAGAGCTGAGCTCTATCCTCACACCGCTCCTCCTCGCCAAGAGATTGAGTTCCCTGGCAAGACCATCGCTTACGTCTATGGCAGAATTAGCTATTTCACTGAGCTTTATCCCTTCGCTCACCTTTGCCTTCGGTTCGAGAAACTTCTCATAGAGGGCCTTTCGGACTTTTTTGGATATGTCAAGCTTGTTTTTCCAGACCAGATAGCCTGCCAAAGCTCTCCCCAAATCCCCGGTAACGCAGACCAGCTCGCCCGGTCTCGCCCCAGAACGTGTGAGAAGCCTCCCCGTAACGCCTAGGGCAATACCGTCTATTATCAGATCGTCGGCCTCGTTCGTATCAGCGCTAAGGACTGGTGTATAGTAGAACTCCAGCGCTTTTCCAATTCCCCTCGCGACCCCTTCAAGGTAGTCCCTCCCGACATCCGGAGGAACACCGAGGGAGAATAGAAAACCTATGGGCATTGCCCCCATGGCCGCAACGTCGCTCACGTTCATGGTTACGGCCTTAAAGCCAACCTGTTCGGGCGTCATTATATCGGGAACATCAGTCTTCCTCACGAGCATGTCGTTTGTAGCTACCAGCCACTCATCGCCCAGCCTAATAGCTCCGGCATCGTCTCCGAGCGGAAGGTCGCCCTGTTTCCTGAGGTGTTTGAGGAAGAGATCAATGATTTCGGATTCTCTCAAGGTCTCACCCCCAGGAACTCCGTTATGCTCCTCTGCTTGGGTTTCTCCTCCGCTGGAAGCTCGACCTCAACGCTCTCCAGCTCGTCTATGGAAGCGTTCCTTATCTCCTCCGGCAGTCTAATCTCGCCGTACTTACCGCCACCGCCGGGAACAACTATCAGCTTGCCCTCCCGGTAGGCCCACACCGCCTTCGCCACTTCCTCGTTAACCTGAGCCAAAGTTTCAACAGGGGCATCAACGAGAACCCTTATCTCACTCCCGAACTCCCGCAAAAAGCGCTCCCAGATAATCCTGACGGCCTTCGTCTCTACGCCCTTCCCGATGACCATCGCTATTATCTCCGCGAGGGGTGCGAGGTGGATGTAAGGTGGCCTGTCCTTTGGCCTCTCGTTAGTATCGGCCAGCTCAAGGATTCTGTCACGAACGCCCTTTTTTATCCTGCCCCCGCACTTTGGACACTTCCAGTGGAAGGCCTTGGCCTCCTCAAGGCTGTACTTCGTGTAGCAACGGGAGCAGGCCGTCAGGTGATACTTACCAAGGCGAGGGTCGAGGCCCGCGTTGAGGACTATCCTCCTGCCGCCGCGCCTCAGGATTGCCTTTCTGATTTCTTCAAAGGTTACTTCTTTCACCTCGAAGCGGTTGAACTCCCTGCCAAGCCTGTGGGGCATTGGCGAGTGGGCGTCGCTGTTGCTGAGGTAGGTAAGCTTATGGTGGGCCTTTATCATGTCAGCCATCTCGCTGTCGGCAGAGAGGCCCAGCTCAAGGAAGTGGATTTTGGCGTTGCCATAGGCCTCTTTAAGGTTGTTGTATTCCTTGTAGAGGCTCGTCCAGGGCGTAAAAGCGTGGGCCGGTCCTATCAAAACGTCCAGCTCGTTGGCCAGGTCAGCTATCTCCGCCGCCGAGAGGCTCAGGTGTGGCCTTCCTTCAGTCTCAATATCGCTCGAATAGGGCCTCAGCCTCTCCCGCATCTCGCGGACGGCCTCTATGCTCGGAAAGATTAAGACGTGGTGAACCCTTCTATTGTCTTCAACCTCAGTCGTAAGAAGAAACCCGATCCCGTTCCTCTCGTAGGTCCCCTCGTCGGCCTTTTCTGTGTATTTAAGCAGTTCCGCCTCCCACTTCGGGTTCAGTATGTCACCGGTTCCAACCAGGCCTAGACCCTTAAAGCGGGCGTTTTCAGCCAAGTTG contains:
- a CDS encoding thiamine-phosphate kinase, which produces MRESEIIDLFLKHLRKQGDLPLGDDAGAIRLGDEWLVATNDMLVRKTDVPDIMTPEQVGFKAVTMNVSDVAAMGAMPIGFLFSLGVPPDVGRDYLEGVARGIGKALEFYYTPVLSADTNEADDLIIDGIALGVTGRLLTRSGARPGELVCVTGDLGRALAGYLVWKNKLDISKKVRKALYEKFLEPKAKVSEGIKLSEIANSAIDVSDGLARELNLLARRSGVRIELSSESLPIREEVFEVAELLGKDPVELALSSGEEFELVFTVEPEKASCLEFDFSVVGKVEKGSGVYLDGEPLPHLGWEHFSHENF
- a CDS encoding TIGR00375 family protein, with translation MQVDADLHIHSRYSKAVSKAMTIPNLAENARFKGLGLVGTGDILNPKWEAELLKYTEKADEGTYERNGIGFLLTTEVEDNRRVHHVLIFPSIEAVREMRERLRPYSSDIETEGRPHLSLSAAEIADLANELDVLIGPAHAFTPWTSLYKEYNNLKEAYGNAKIHFLELGLSADSEMADMIKAHHKLTYLSNSDAHSPMPHRLGREFNRFEVKEVTFEEIRKAILRRGGRRIVLNAGLDPRLGKYHLTACSRCYTKYSLEEAKAFHWKCPKCGGRIKKGVRDRILELADTNERPKDRPPYIHLAPLAEIIAMVIGKGVETKAVRIIWERFLREFGSEIRVLVDAPVETLAQVNEEVAKAVWAYREGKLIVVPGGGGKYGEIRLPEEIRNASIDELESVEVELPAEEKPKQRSITEFLGVRP